Proteins encoded within one genomic window of Aphelocoma coerulescens isolate FSJ_1873_10779 chromosome 9, UR_Acoe_1.0, whole genome shotgun sequence:
- the NRROS gene encoding transforming growth factor beta activator LRRC33, with protein MEAPLPGLSLLLLLLAVGWGSRMDAAWAPSPGSCELVQSIMDCTGRWLSSIPGNLRGDTEELFLDDNTIQVLGNASLLLYPQLWLLSLTRNRLELIEPGAFLSSQGLQALSLTDNLLFTNYSLTAAALSTLPALRTLDLAGNQLTEDMVSVLVSNLSSLESLSVARNIIMRLDSSIFTNLTQLLELNLEKNYIFEIDNAFEGLQRLQRLNIAYNYLPCLVGFGLTQLRVLNISNNIIEWFLTLESDDLFELEVLDLSHNRLLFFPVLPRQSKLHSLLLQDNRMSFYQRLPNGTSLANVTVQFLIIDGNSTNITTVRLWDDLCHSNLSSLHLLDMSQNQVWGLPDDFLAQMPSLTHLKLNQNCMEAFHLSEEDPLAMLTELDLSQNQLVELGVKVGTGDILPNLQLFNLSTNRLQALPPGIFTRTRKITTLDLSRNRVALCPQPGEAESPPCVDIRGVETLTHLSLAGCGLPGLGGRPFQGTSLMHLDLSDNRQALSGDRAWLQDLVLTLQVLSLRNTSLSSTTMDFSALNSLVCLDLSGNSLAAFPSSLGTLRLRSLDLRDNCLPALPPDVARVPLGRSLRELYLSRNPYNCCTLGWWDALQQAEGLHVPDGREVTCSHGSRALSPGALPEPVLQSCRWQTADLALLYLVLALPTCLTLLVAFVVIFLMLKEKLLKMVKTRCGVSSPY; from the exons ATGGAGGCCCCGCTCCCTGGtctctccctgcttcttctcctcctggcagtgggatggggaagcagGATGGACGCAGCCTGGGCACCATCTCCTGGGAGCTGTGAGCTC GTGCAGAGCATCATGGACTGCACTGGGAGATGGCTGAGTTCCATCCCAGGAAACCTTCGAGGCGATACTGAGGAGCTGTTTCTTGATGACAACACTATCCAGGTCCTGGGCAATGCCTCTCTGCTCCTGTACcctcagctctggcttctcAGCTTGACCAGGAACCGGCTGGAGCTCATTGAGCCCGGTGCCTTCCTCAGCAGCCAAGGCCTGCAGGCGCTCTCCTTGACAGACAACCTGCTCTTCACCAACTACTCgctgacagcagctgctctttCTACTCTGCCCGCCTTGAGGACACTGGATCTGGCTGGAAACCAGCTCACCGAGGACATGGTGTCGGTTTTAGTCTCCAACCTCTCTTCCTTGGAGTCCCTGTCTGTGGCCAGGAACATCATCATGAGGCTGGACTCGTCCATCTTCACAAACCTGacacagctgctggagctgaaccTGGAGAAGAACTACATCTTCGAGATTGACAATGCTTTTGAAGGGCTACAGAGGCTGCAGAGGCTCAACATAGCTTACAACTACCTCCCATGTCTGGTGGGGTTCGGCCTGACCCAGCTCAGGGTGCTCAACATCAGCAACAACATCATTGAGTGGTTTCTGACCCTGGAAAGTGATGACCTCTTTGAGCTGGAGGTGCTGGACCTGTCCCACAACCGCCTCCTGTTCTTCCCTGTGCTGCCCCGGCAGAGCAAGCTGCACTCCTTGCTGCTGCAGGACAACAGGATGAGCTTCTACCAGCGCCTCCCCAACGGCACCTCCCTGGCCAACGTCACCGTGCAGTTCCTCATCATCGATGGCAACTCCACCAACATCACGACAGTCAGGCTCTGGGATGACCTCTGCCACAGCAACCTCTCCTCCTTGCACCTCCTGGACATGAGCCAGAACCAGGTCTGGGGCCTGCCAGATGATTTCCTGGCCCAGATGCCGTCCCTGACCCATCTGAAgctcaaccagaactgcatggAGGCATTTCACCTGTCAGAGGAGGACCCCTTGGCCATGCTGACAGAGCTGGACCTCAGCCAGAACCAGCTGGTGGAGCTGGGGGTGaaggtgggcactggggacatCCTGCCCAACCTGCAGCTCTTCAACCTCAGCACCAACAGGCTGCAGGCGCTTCCTCCCGGGATTTTCACCCGCACCAGGAAGATCACTACCCTGGACCTCAGCCGCAACCGCGTtgccctctgtccccagccaggtGAGGCCGAGAGTCCCCCCTGTGTGGACATCAGGGGTGTGGAGACCTTGACCCATCTCTCCTTGGCCGGCTGTGGTCTGCCGGGGCTGGGCGGCCGCCCCTTCCAGGGGACATCGCTGATGCATCTGGACCTCTCTGACAACCGCCAGGCGCTGTCTGGGGACCGGGCGTGGCTGCAGGACCTTGTCCTGACACTGCAGGTGCTCTCTCTGAGGAACACCAGCCTCTCTTCCACCACCATGGACTTCTCTGCCCTGAACAGCCTCGTGTGCTTGGACCTTTCAGGGAATTCCTTGGCTGCGTTCCCCAGCTCGCTGGGCACCCTGAGGCTGCGGAGCCTGGACCTGCGGGACAACTGcctcccggcgctgccgccggaCGTGGCGCGGGTGCCTCTGGGGAGGAGCCTGCGGGAGCTCTACCTCAGCCGAAACCCCTACAACTGCTGCACGCTGGGCTGGTGGGACGCCCTGCAGCAGGCGGAGGGCCTGCACGTCCCCGACGGGCGGGAGGTGACCTGCAGCCACGGCTCCCGCGCGCTGAGCCCCGGCGCGCTGCCCGAGcctgtcctgcagagctgccgcTGGCAGACGGCCGACCTGGCGCTGCTCTACCTGGTGTTGGCTCTGCCCACCTGCCTGACGCTCCTGGTGGCCTTCGTTGTCATCTTCCTCATGCTCAAGGAGAAGCTGCTGAAAATGGTGAAAACCCGGTGTGGGGTGTCCAGCCCTTACTGa
- the FBXO45 gene encoding F-box/SPRY domain-containing protein 1: MAAGPGPGPGPGAAAASWGGPGWRLPGRVLELVFSYLELRELRSCALVCKLWHRVLHGDENSEVWRSLAARCLAEEALRTDILCNVPTYKGKVRAFHHAFSTNDCSRNVYIKKNGFTLHRNPIAQSTDGARTKIGFSEGRHAWEVWWEGPLGTVAVIGIATKRAAMQCQGYVALLGSDDQSWGWNLVDNNLLHNGEVNGSFPQCNNAPKYQIGERIRVILDMEDKTLAFERGYEFLGVAFRGLPKVCLYPAVSAVYGNTEVTLVYLGKPLDG, translated from the exons atggcggcggggcccggccccgggcccggccccggggcggccgcggcgTCCTGGGGAGGGCCGGGCTGGCGGTTGCCGGGGAGGGTGCTGGAGCTGGTGTTCTCGTACCtggagctgcgggagctgcgGAGCTGCGCGCTGGTCTGCAAGCTGTGGCACCGCGTCCTGCACGGCGACGAGAACAGCGAGGTGTGGCGCAGCCTGGCCGCCCGCTGCCTGGCCGAGGAGGCCCTGCGCACCGACATCCTCTGCAACGTGCCCACCTACAAGGGCAAG GTCCGTGCCTTCCACCACGCGTTCAGCACCAACGACTGCTCCAGGAACGTGTACATCAAGAAGAACGGCTTCACGCTGCACCGCAACCCCATCGCGCAGAGCACGGACGGGGCGCGCACCAAGATCGGCTTCAGCGAGGGCCGGCACGCCTGGGAGGTGTGGTGGGAGGGCCCGCTGGGCACCGTGGCCGTCATCGGCATCGCCACGAAGCGCGCGGCCATGCAGTGCCAGGGCTACGTGGCCCTGCTGGGCAGCGACGACCAGAGTTGGGGCTGGAACCTGGTGGACAATAACTTGCTGCATAACGGGGAGGTGAACGGCAGCTTCCCCCAGTGCAATAACGCGCCCaaataccag ATAGGTGAAAGGATTCGAGTTATCCTGGACATGGAAGACAAAACATTAGCGTTTGAGAGGGGCTATGAGTTCTTGGGAGTTGCCTTCAGAGGACTGCCAAAAGTTTGCCTGTATCCAGCAGTGTCTGCTGTCTATGGTAACACAGAAGTGACTTTGGTCTACCTGGGAAAGCCTCTGGATGGATGA
- the WDR53 gene encoding WD repeat-containing protein 53 isoform X1 yields MAVKWNGGHSSSVLCLNVSAEGLVASGAERGELALWDGGGSPVAQLRLPQAEDVTSVVFSARRPSTLYTSHGESISVLDVRSFQEPLERFHVNEEEINCLSVNDTDSFLAAADDSGAIKVLDLESKKVSRSLRHSNICSSVAFRPQRPQSLVSCGLDMQVMLWNLQKARPLWTTNLQECDMEEESPQSAGQLFNPPLAHSLSVASCGNIFGCGAQDGKVRIFRVTGVRFERELDFQAHSLGVSQVLFMPEAYWLLSGGNDGKVLLWDVSSSVGKQQKSPAKSLHRRKAQAAASSGKDGKLNKVASNEHPGVVPKLTIEHGEKVNWLSCAEIKGSRRVLVADQTTSVSAYPLPEP; encoded by the exons ATGGCAGTCAAGTGGAATGGTGGACATTCCTCCTCTGTACTGTGCCTGAACGTGAGCGCAGAAGGGCTGGTGGCCTCCGGCGCGGAGCGGGGCGAGCTGGCGCTCTGGGATGGGGGAGGCTCGCCCGTGGCTCAGCTGCGGCTCCCGCAGGCGGAGGACGTGACCTCGGTGGTGTTCTCCGCCCGGCGCCCCAGCACGCTGTACACCTCCCACGGAGAAAGCATCAGCGTGCTGGATGTCCGCTCCTTCCAGGAGCCCCTTGAGCGCTTCCACGTGAACGAGGAGGAGATCAACTGCCTCTCAGTGAACGACACCGACAGCTTCCTGGCCGCGGCAGATGACTCGGGGGCGATAAAGGTTTTGGACTTGGAAAGCAAGAAAGTCAGCCGGTCCTTGAGGCACTCCAACATCTGCTCGTCTGTTGCCTTCCGACCTCAGCGGCCTCAAAGCCTGGTTTCCTGTGGACTGGACATGCAG gtgatgCTGTGGAACCTGCAGAAAGCTCGTCCCTTGTGGACCACAAACCTTCAGGAGTGTGACATGGAGGAAGAGAGCCCACAGTCAGCCGGGCAGCTCTTCAACCCGCCGCTCGCACATTCCCTGTCCGTCGCCTCCTGCGGCAACATCTTCGGCTGCGGAGCTCAAGACGGTAAAGTCAGAATATTCCGAGTCACTGGTGTCAGGTTTGAACGTGAGCTGGACTTCCAGGCTCACAGCTTGGGAGTCTCACAGGTGCTCTTTATGCCAGAGGCATACTGGTTGTTGTCTGGAGGAAATGACGGGAAAGTCTTGCTCTGGGATGTCAGCAGCAGCGtcggaaagcagcagaaaagtCCAGCAAAATCTTTGCACAGGAGGAAGGCCCAAGCAGCTGCTTCCAGTGGAAAAGATGGGAAGCTCAACAAAGTAGCCTCAAATGAACACCCTGGAGTTGTGCCAAAGCTCACCATTGAGCACGGAGAGAAGGTGAACTGGCTCT